The genomic segment AGCTCTTCAAGTTTTTTCATCATATTGCCAAAATCTTCCAAATTAGTGGTGATAGTAACTATTCCATCTTCAATTTCAAAATCTTCGGCTCCGGCATCAATAATTTCAAGTTCTATTTCATCTATATCTAAATCGCCAATAGGGAAAGAAAAAATGCCTTTTCTATCGAAGATAAAACTTAAAGAGCCGTTTTTTCCTAAGCTTCCTGAATATTTATTAAATATTGCTCTTACATTAGAAACGGTACGCTGTGTGTTGTCTGTTGTGCATTCTACAAATACGGCAATTCCGTGAGGAGCATAGCCTTCATAAGTTAGCTCAACATAATTTGCGCCATCCTTATCGTCACCTTTTTTAATTGCTCTGGCAACATTATCTTTAGGCATACTGGCAGCTTTTGCTAAAGTAATGGCTAAACGTAAACGCGGATTACTATCCGGATCGTTACCGCTTTCTTTTACGGCAATTGTTATATCTTTTACTAATTTACTAAAAAGCTTAGATCGTTTTGCGTCGGCAGCTCCTTTTTTTCTCTTTATAGTTGACCATTTACTGTGACCTGACATATTAAAATAAATTTATGTTGATTCTTATTTATGCCGTAAAATTACGAAAAAATAATAGTTGTAACCACAATAAAAAAACTACGTCATAGAAGCGAAACAAAAATTATTTATCATGGAACCAAAAAAGTTAAGAAGAAGTTATAAGGATAAAACAATTGGAGGTGTCTCAGGTGGTTTAGGTGAGTATTTTACAACCGATCCGCTTATTTTTAGAATCCTTTTTATTGTTTTACTTTTTAGCGGGGGAGGAGGTTTTATTATTTATTTATTAATGTGGATATTTATTCCATTAGACAAATCAGAATATGGAGATAGTTTTGGTAATTCAACAAATGAGGAAAATGAAGCTACAATTGTTGATGATGATTCTAAAGAAAATAAATCGTCCAATGGAAGTATTATAGGAGGCTCTATTTTGATTGTAATAGGATTATTTTTCTTGCTCGATAATCTATGGCCATGGTTAGATTTTGCAGATCTTTGGCCTATTGCTTTAGTTGTTGCCGGTTTAGCAATTGTTAAAATGAATTATACCGGAAAAAATAATGATAATAAAGATGATAATAAAAATGATGACGCAGAACCTTCTGCAGAGTTATAAAAAATATACACTATGAAAAATAAAAATGTTTTTTGGGGAATACTTTTAGTTGTAATCGGAACCCTGTTTATTTTTGATAACTTAGGGTGGCTCCATTTTAGTTTTAGAGCTATCTTTGATATGTGGCCTGCTCTGTTAATTCTTTGGGGAATTTCTATGCTGCCAATAAAAGGAGGATTAAAAACTACCTTGTCGGTTGTAACTGTAGTCTTAGCTATTTTAGTGGGTTCTACCCGTGATTATAGCAGCAATCATTGGCCAACTATGTTAAGCAGACATGTTCATCATGCTAGAGGTGTTGACTGGGATGATTATGAAGACGCCAAAAGCGCAGATGACAATACTTACACCTATAAGTTTTTTGAAGATTATGAAGAATCTATAGATGTAGCTATTTTAAATATGGATATTGCTGCCGGAAAGTTTCGTATAGAAGATACAACTTCCTTTTTAATTGACTTTGAAGCTGAAAATAATTTGGGTCAGTATAAAAAAGAGATAATGAAAAATGGCTCTACTACAGAAATATATGTTAGGCTCGAAGATGGAAAATTTAGATCGGGAACCAATAAAAATCACGCATATATAAAATTAAATACTCATCCTTTATGGGAAATGAAATTAGATGTTGGTGCAGCTGATTTTGTTGCCGATTTACGTGATTTTAAAGTAAGAAAAGTAGAAATTGATGGAGGAGCTTCGGCTATTAAATTAAAAATTGGCGATAGACAAAACGAAACAAATATTGATATTGAATCGGGAGCTTCTGCTGTTAAGATTTATATCCCTGAATCAGCAGGATGTGAGGTGATAAGTGATATAATGCTTTCTGATTTAGACCTAAATGGTTTTATAAAAGAAGGAAAAATATATCGTACACCTGACTTCGATAATAATAAACAAAAAATATATATACGATTAGAGGCAGCTATTTCTGCTTTAAATGTAATTCGTGAATAGTTAATTGTTAGAGATTAGACTTATTTTGAGGCTGTTTAAGATTAGATTAAACAGCCTTTTATTATTAATCTTTTTCTGTCTGACTTTGTCGAAAAACAAATTTTTGAATTTCTATTCTGAATATAAAAAGCTTAATTTCTATCATACTAATTGCGTAATTATTAATAAACGAATTCTTTTTTTTCTTTTATAGGTCGTTAAAAAATCATTAATATATTTATTTTTAGAGATTAAAGACAAGGATTAACTACCAAATTATCAGGCATTTATCTATTTAATAACATTTGTTTAATAATATAAAAGTTCACAAAATTCAATGTAACATTTGGATTAATAGGAATTTTATGTGTTATTTTGCCGAAAATTTAAACCAATAACAAATTTGATTTTTATCTCATACCACTCATTTTTTGTTAAAAATCACTTAATAAATATAAAGGCTTAGAATGGCAAAAAATTTAGTAATTGTCGAGTCTCCTGCTAAAGCGAAGACGATAGAAAAAATTCTCGGGAAAGATTTTCTTGTTAAATCCAGCTTTGGACATATTGCGGATTTAGCCAAGAAAAATTTTGGTGTTGATATTGAAAATGGATTTAAACCCAATTACGAAATATCTGCTGATAAGAAAAAAGTAGTTGCCGACCTTAAAAAGGAAGCTAAGAAAGCAGAGACTGTGTGGTTGGCGGCGGATGAGGATCGTGAAGGAGAGGCTATTGCTTGGCACTTATTTAATCAATTGGGGCTGAAAAAAGAAAATACCAAACGTATTGTTTTTCATGAAATTACAAAAAGTGCAATTCTAAATGCTATTGAAAATCCACGCGATATAGATATTAATTTAGTAAATGCACAACAAGCCAGAAGAGTATTAGATCGTTTGGTTGGTTTTGAAGTTTCACCCGTTTTATGGCGTAAGGTAAAACCTTCACTTTCTGCCGGTCGTGTACAATCTGTTGCTGTACGTTTAATAGTGGAAAAAGAGGAGGAGATTAAGAAATTTACTATCACTTCTTCTTATCGGCTTACTGCAAAGTTTTATACCGATGATTTGAAAAAAGAATTACTCGAAGCGGAACTTCCAAAACGTTTTAAAACTAAAGAAGAGGCGAGGGCTTTTCTTAAAGATTGTTTAAGTGCAAGCTTTACCGTAAAAAATATAGTTAAAAAACCCGGAAAACGAAGTCCTGCAGCTCCATTTACAACTTCGACTTTACAGCAGGAAGCTAGTCGGAAAATGGGTTATTCGGTTAGTAAAACAATGGTGGTTGCTCAGCAGTTGTACGAATCAGGTAAGATTACTTATATGCGTACAGATTCGGTTATTCTTTCGGGTCAAGCTATTGGTCAGGCTAAAGCTATGATTAGCAATACTTATGGCGAAGAATATTCTAAAACGCGGCAATATAGAACTAAAAGTAAAGGAGCACAAGAAGCTCACGAGGCTATACGTCCAACAAATCTTGGTAAAAGTACAATTAGTGGAGATAGTGCTCAGCAAAAACTTTATAACCTTATTTGGAAACGTACAATTGCCAGTCAAATGGCAGATGCAATTATTGAAAAAACAAATATTGAGATTGAAATATCTGAAAAGAAAGAAATTTTATCTGCTAAAGGTGAGGTGGTTACATTTGATGGCTTTTTAAAAGTTTATATGGAATCTTCCGACGATGAAAACGGAAAGTCCGGTGAAGTCAAAGGAATGCTTCCGGTAGTTAATAAAGGCCAGTTGCTTAACTTGTTTGAAATGAGTGCAATTGAGCGCTTTGTTCAACCCCCTGCTCGTTATACAGAAGCCAGTCTTGTTAAAAAACTCGAGGAGTTGGGTATAGGAAGACCGTCAACTTATGCTCCAACAATTTCGACTATCCAAAAAAGACAATATGTTGAAAAAGGCGATAGCGAGGGTTTTGAGCGTGAATATCAATTGATTTGCTTAAAACAAGCTCAACTAAAAGAGAGTATTAAAAAGGAAAAAACAGGTAATAATAAAGGAAAGTTAATACCTACTGATATTGGTATTTTAGTAAATAAATTTCTAACGAATAACTTTACCGATATTATCGATTTTCAATTTACAGCCAAAGCCGAAAAAGAGTTTGATGCTATTGCTGCCGGCAAAAAAGAGTGGAATAAAATGATAGGTAGTTTTTATCATCCATTCAAAAAACGTGTCGATAATGCAATGGAAAATGCTGAACGCGAAAAAGGTGAACGCCTTTTAGGTGTTGATCCAAAATCAGGGAAAAATTTATATGTAAAAATTGGTCGTTATGGAGCAATGGCACAACTTGGCGAAAGTTTAGATGAAGAAAAACCTCGTTTTGCAAGTCTTAAAAAAGGTCAGTCTATAGAAAATATCAGCTTTGAAGAAGCTATACGTCTTTTTGATTTTCCTCGTTCGCTTGGTGTTTACGAAGACTCGGAAATGACAGTTGCTATTGGCCGTTTTGGTCCTTATGTAAAGCATAATGGCTTATTTGTTTCTTTGGATAAAACCGATAATCCGGCAACTATTGACGCAGATCGTTGTATAGAACTTATAGAAGCTAAACGCCAGAAAGATCGCGAACGTTTTATTAAAACTTACGACGAAGATATTGAAATACAAATACTTAAAGGTCGCTGGGGCCCGTATATTTCTTATAAAAAGAAAAACTATAAAATACCTAAAACAGTTGATGCTGCTGAACTTAAATACGAAGAAGCAGTAAAACTTATTGAAAGTCAGCAAAAAGGTAAGGGAACAGCAAAAACTAAAAAAGCCACGGCTAAAAAAACAGCAAAAAAAACAACGACTAAGAAAAAGTCGGTAAAATCAACAGCTAAAAAGAAATAGAACCTTATTTTTTTGATAAAGATTTTGTTTAAACAAAACCTTTTTCTAAAATTTGGGTATAAATAGTCAAATTTCTCACTATGGATATTTCGC from the Bacteroidales bacterium genome contains:
- the topA gene encoding type I DNA topoisomerase; translated protein: MAKNLVIVESPAKAKTIEKILGKDFLVKSSFGHIADLAKKNFGVDIENGFKPNYEISADKKKVVADLKKEAKKAETVWLAADEDREGEAIAWHLFNQLGLKKENTKRIVFHEITKSAILNAIENPRDIDINLVNAQQARRVLDRLVGFEVSPVLWRKVKPSLSAGRVQSVAVRLIVEKEEEIKKFTITSSYRLTAKFYTDDLKKELLEAELPKRFKTKEEARAFLKDCLSASFTVKNIVKKPGKRSPAAPFTTSTLQQEASRKMGYSVSKTMVVAQQLYESGKITYMRTDSVILSGQAIGQAKAMISNTYGEEYSKTRQYRTKSKGAQEAHEAIRPTNLGKSTISGDSAQQKLYNLIWKRTIASQMADAIIEKTNIEIEISEKKEILSAKGEVVTFDGFLKVYMESSDDENGKSGEVKGMLPVVNKGQLLNLFEMSAIERFVQPPARYTEASLVKKLEELGIGRPSTYAPTISTIQKRQYVEKGDSEGFEREYQLICLKQAQLKESIKKEKTGNNKGKLIPTDIGILVNKFLTNNFTDIIDFQFTAKAEKEFDAIAAGKKEWNKMIGSFYHPFKKRVDNAMENAEREKGERLLGVDPKSGKNLYVKIGRYGAMAQLGESLDEEKPRFASLKKGQSIENISFEEAIRLFDFPRSLGVYEDSEMTVAIGRFGPYVKHNGLFVSLDKTDNPATIDADRCIELIEAKRQKDRERFIKTYDEDIEIQILKGRWGPYISYKKKNYKIPKTVDAAELKYEEAVKLIESQQKGKGTAKTKKATAKKTAKKTTTKKKSVKSTAKKK
- a CDS encoding PspC domain-containing protein, with amino-acid sequence MEPKKLRRSYKDKTIGGVSGGLGEYFTTDPLIFRILFIVLLFSGGGGFIIYLLMWIFIPLDKSEYGDSFGNSTNEENEATIVDDDSKENKSSNGSIIGGSILIVIGLFFLLDNLWPWLDFADLWPIALVVAGLAIVKMNYTGKNNDNKDDNKNDDAEPSAEL
- a CDS encoding YebC/PmpR family DNA-binding transcriptional regulator, which produces MSGHSKWSTIKRKKGAADAKRSKLFSKLVKDITIAVKESGNDPDSNPRLRLAITLAKAASMPKDNVARAIKKGDDKDGANYVELTYEGYAPHGIAVFVECTTDNTQRTVSNVRAIFNKYSGSLGKNGSLSFIFDRKGIFSFPIGDLDIDEIELEIIDAGAEDFEIEDGIVTITTNLEDFGNMMKKLEELNIEPETAELQRIPNNTESLDVETSKKVLRMIEAFEEDDDVVNVFHNLEMTDDLQKALEEEE